The following proteins are co-located in the Pelecanus crispus isolate bPelCri1 chromosome 5, bPelCri1.pri, whole genome shotgun sequence genome:
- the OSBPL11 gene encoding oxysterol-binding protein-related protein 11 → MQCADPAAAMKGPEGEGKPEQPPPAGQSGGKSGGGGGGRGAKGWQYSDHMENIYGYLMKYTNLVTGWQYRFFVLNNDAGLLEYFVNEQSRHLKPRGTLQLAGAVISPSDEDSHTFTVNAASGEQYKLRATDAKERQHWVSRLQICTQHHTEAIGKNNPPLKSRSFSLASQGSANSPGVQRRPSQNAVSFFNVGHHRLPTGKRVPIMQPDHLVDVREMMSQAEGQQRDLIRSIECLPVSGHLTSLDQDLLMLKATSMATMNCLNDCFHILQLQHASQQKGSLPAGTTISWLEPKISLANHFKNGAAQNFPAEINKPASVREEQSIAEPCQLTREPEEINPDEELEDICDDKEDDLGAVEEQRSVILHLLSQLKLGMDLTRVVLPTFILEKRSLLEMYADFMSHPDLFIAITNGTTPEERMIRFVEYYLTSFHEGRKGAIAKKPYNPIIGETFHCSWRMPKSDIATDAGSNFSAHSPSEQVTLSKDLEGQTELDYYTVKFVAEQVSHHPPVSGFYAECVERKMCVNAHVWTKSKFLGMSIGVTMVGEGLLSLLEHGEEYTFSLPCAYARSILTVPWVELGGKVNINCAKTGYSASINFHTKPFYGGKLHRVTGEVKQNATNTVVCRVQGEWNSVLEFTYSNGETKYVDLTKLSVTRKRVRPLEKQGPFESRRLWQHVTESLRDGDIDKATEHKRALEERQRNEERLRAETETPWCTKYFLKEGDGWVYHKPLWKTVSTAQTQQTDTN, encoded by the exons ATGCAGTGCGCGGACCCCGCGGCGGCCATGAAGGGGCCGGAGGGCGAGGGCAAGCCGGagcagccgccgccggcgggACAGAGCGGCGGCaagagcggcggcggcggcggcggccgcggcgccaagggctggcagTACAG tgatcacatggaaaatatttatggtTACTTAATGAAATACACCAATCTCGTCACTGGTTGGCAATATCG attttttgttttaaacaatgATGCTGGCCTGCTGGAGTACTTTGTGAATGAGCAGTCGAGACATCTGAAGCCCAGGGGTACCCTGCAGCTAGCTGGAGCTGTAATTTCACCCAGTGATGAAGACTCTCACACCTTTACGGTGAACGCTGCCAGCGGGGAGCAGTACAAACTGAGAG CTACTGATGCTAAAGAACGGCAACACTGGGTTAGCAGGCTACAGATATGCACACAGCATCACACGGAAGCTATTGGAAAG AACAACCCTCCTCTGAAATCTCGCAGCTTCTCTCTTGCATCCCAAGGAAGTGCCAACTCTCCTGGTGTGCAAAGAAGACCCAGTCAAAATGCAGTTTCCTTTTTCAATGTTGGACATCACAGATTGCCAACTGGAAAAAGAGTTCCTATTATGCAGCCAGATCACCTTGTAGATGTTAGAGAG ATGATGTCTCAAGCTGAGGGCCAGCAGAGAGACTTGATAAGGAGCATAGAATGCCTTCCTGTCTCCGGTCACCTTACATCCTTGGATCAAGACCTATTAATGCTGAAAGCAACTTCCATGGCAACCATGAACTGCTTAAATGACTGTTTCCATATTCTCCAGTTACAACATGCTTCTCAACAAAAGGGATCCTTACCAGCAG gAACGACGATCAGTTGGTTGGAACCGAAGATATCTCTGGCAAACCACTTCAAAAATGGAGCAGCTCAGAATTTCCCAGCAGAGATAAACAAGCCGGCATCTGTCAGGGAAGAGCAGTCCATTGCAGAGCCCTGCCAGCTAACAAGG GAACCTGAAGAAATAAATCCAGATGAGGAGCTGGAGGATATCTGTGATGATAAAGAAGATGATCTAGGAGCGGTAGAAGAACAGCGCAGTGTTATCTTGCATCTCTTATCTCAGCTGAAACTTGGCATGGACTTAACAAGA gtgGTTCTTCCCACTTTCATTTTAGAGAAGCGATCGTTGTTGGAGATGTATGCGGACTTCATGTCCCATCCAGATCTCTTCATTGCAATCACAAATGGCACTACCCCTGAGGAGAGGATGATCCGCTTTGTTGAGTATTATCTCACTTCATTTCACGAAGGTCGCAAAGGAGCTATTGCAAAGAAACCATACAATCCAATCATTGGGGAAACATTTCACTGCTCCTGGAGGATGCCCAAGAGCGACATAGCCACTGATGCTGGCAGTAACTTCTctgctcactccccctcagAGCAAGTAACTCTGTCTAAAGATCTGGAAGGCCAAACAGAGCTGGACTACTATACAGTAAAATTTGTAGCCGAGCAAGTATCCCACCATCCTCCTGTCTCAGGGTTTTACGCTGAATGTGTAGAGAGAAAGATGTGTGTCAATGCCCACGTCTGGACAAAAAGTAAATTCTTAGGAATGTCAATAGGAGTGACAATGGTTGGTGAGG GTCTCTTAAGTCTCTTGGAACATGGGGAAGAATACACGTTCTCTCTGCCCTGTGCATATGCTCGGTCAATTTTAACTGTTCCCTGGGTAGAACTGGGAGGAAAAGTCAACATTAATTGTGCGAAGACTGGGTATTCTGCAAGTATTAACTTTCACACCAAGCCCTTCTACGGTGGCAAATTGCATCG AGTCACAGGTGAAGTGAAGCAGAACGCAACGAACACAGTCGTGTGCAGAGTGCAAGGGGAGTGGAACAGTGTGCTTGAGTTCACCTACAGCAATGGAGAGACAAAATATGTGGACTTGACAAAGCTGTCTGTGACAAGAAAACGAGTCCGGCCCCTTGAGAAACAAGGACCGTTTGAATCTAG GAGGCTGTGGCAGCATGTAACAGAGTCTCTGCGGGATGGAGACATTGACAAGGCTACGGAGCACAAGCGAGCCCTTGAAGAACGACAGAGGAATGAAGAGAGGCTTCgtgctgaaacagaaacaccTTGGTGTACTAAATACTTCCTTAAAGAA GGAGATGGCTGGGTTTATCATAAACCCCTCTGGAAAACAGTCTCGACTGCGCAAACTCAGCAAACGGACACTAACTAG